A single genomic interval of Dromiciops gliroides isolate mDroGli1 chromosome 1, mDroGli1.pri, whole genome shotgun sequence harbors:
- the LOC122748778 gene encoding LOW QUALITY PROTEIN: cytochrome c oxidase subunit 8A, mitochondrial-like (The sequence of the model RefSeq protein was modified relative to this genomic sequence to represent the inferred CDS: inserted 1 base in 1 codon), with product MYSLQHAILVGEKGRAISPGRPCLCSSSLLGRRPPRPIPASSXEVAMSVLALRQLSRLTRPAGGLLRMPPAPLYAWLPWEELRIVDKIIAMTVCFLCLLVPGGWVLAHLECYKKE from the exons ATGTACTCTCTACAGCACGCTATATTGGTCGGCGAAAAAG GTAGGGCCATTTCTCCTGGGCGACCTTGTCTCTGCTCCTCCTCGCTCCTCGGCCGCAGACCCCCGCGTCCAATCCCGGCTTCAT CAGAGGTTGCCATGTCCGTGCTGGCTCTGAGACAGCTGAGCCGCCTGACGCGCCCGGCCGGCGGCCTCCTGCGCATGCCCCCCGCCCCTCTGTATGCGTGGCTGCCCTGGGAAGAGCTGCGCATTGTGGACAAGATCATCGCTATGACGGTCTGCTTCCTATGCCTCCTCGTGCCCGGTGGCTGGGTCTTAGCCCACCTGGAATGCTACAAGAAGGAGTGA